The DNA region CGGTGGAGTGCCAGAGCACTATGCCGGGATAGGAATTAAACGACGAAAAAGTCATGTAATAATCCTCACCATCTTTGAGGATGGTGGGATCGGGATGATCGCCCGGCACGATGGGATTTAAAAAAGTACCATCGCCCAGATCCGCCGTGCGCTGGCCTTCGATACCCTGCCCCCAGCGCCATAGCGGGGCGCGAGTACAAGCACCGACCAGTGTCGCCTGCGCAGCCGCCAGGGCAAAGGGCGAGGCCACAGCACCGGCAACACAGGCTTTAAATAAACCCCTACGGGTTGCATCTAACATAATCATCTCCGTTTAACACCTGTGGGTGAGGTGAACCACCGCCCAGAAACAGTTTTCCTGCACGATGATTACTGTCGCTGCAACTCCAGCAAATACACATCGTTTTCACGCAATGGCAGGCTCAGGTTGAATGCGCCATCTTTGCCCACCCGGATTGCCCGTTGCTGCTGCGGCTCACCGGTAGCCTGCGCCTTCAGGTCGACCACTTGCTGGCGCGTTAACTGCGCGGGAGACCCCATATTGATGTAGGCGGTGTAGGCATCATTTTGGCGATAGCCCACCTGTGAAAGGCTCAGGGTATAGCGACCTCTTTTCAGGCCCTTGACCTGGACATTTACATCGCCCTTGTTGGCGGCGGGCAAATCCTTGATGAAATACTGTTGGTTATTTACACCATCGGGCAGGGTGTAGGTGAAATCCCACAGCAGCACTTGCACATTGCCCTGCGCATCGCGCGCGGCGAAGGATTGCTGATCCGCATTGCGCAACTCATCAGGGCCGAGTTGGTTCAGAAATTGATAGGCAAAATAAGCCGGCTTTTTTATACCCTGGGTATTCATCAAACCGAAACCACCATGGAAGGCTTCAAAGCGCGGGCCAGCCTCTTCAAAAATATCGGTAAATACCCAATAGGACATCGACTGGACGGCATCGCCGACCTGTTTTAATTTTTGCAGGATATAAGCTGCCGAATGGTAACTATCGTGCATGGGGTCAGCAGGGGTATAGGAAGAACTCCACTCGGTGTAATGCAACTCCAGGCCCGGCATAGGTGATGCGGCAATTTCCTGGCGATTTTTCAGTACATCGCCACTCACCGCCCACTCATCTTTGGCGAGTACTGTACCGGTGGTGCCATATTCGTCCAGGAATCCCTGGTGTACGCCATAGGCGTGGGTGCTGACAAAATCCAGGGGCACCTTATGCCGGTTGGCATAGGCAATCATTTCCGGAATCCAGGCTGCGCCGGCAGTCGCTGGCCCGCCGATGCGGTAACGGCTGTCCACACGTTTGATCGCGCGCGCCGCATGGGCATAGAGCTTGAAATATTCCGCTTGTGTGCCCGCCCAAAAACCATCGAGGTTGGGCTCATTCCACACTTCAAAATACCAACTGGCCACTTCCTCGGCGCCATAGCGTTTTGTCCAATGCTCAACCAGGGTTTGAACCAGTTTTTCCCACTTGTCATAGCTGTGGGGTGGTGTGACATTGCCGCGCCACCAGAAAATTGTTTTATCGCCACTGGCCAGTGCCGACGGCATAAACCCCAACTCCACAAAGGGCTTCATGCCAATACTGAGGATATAGTCGTAGAGCACATCGACATATTGGAAGTTATATTGCTCGCGCCCCTGGCTATCGATACGGTAAACCCCCATATCATCCGTGAGCAAACCGTGCATGCGGATGAAATGAAAACCGGCATCCTGTTTGACTTGCGCCAGCTGCTGCTGCCAGTCTGCACGCAATCCTTCGTTAGCGCGGCCGGCGCCGACACTGGTTTTAAAAAAGGTATTCAACGGGCCCTGTACCTGGTTGGCATCAAGGACGATACGGCGCTCCTGGGCAACAGCACCCACCGTCACTGTTAAAACGCATCCCAGCAGAAGACGAAAAATAAGATTGATATTCACGTGGCATGTCCTGTGTTTTTTTATTAGCAACCATGATGTTTGGACAGGGTACCGCTACTCACTAACGTGCCCTGCGACTCGGCAATCACGTGTATCCCATCGATTAACTTGCAGAGATAGCTGGCACTGTTTATATCGCCGGATTCGATACTGACTTCGACGCTAATGTCATGCGCCTGCACCGGGTAATACAGGCTGGTTTCACACTCGGCAATATAGCAACGCCCAATGACGTTATGCCCCGCTTTACGCGCGGCATAATCAATCAGGAAATTGCACACACCGGCAGAGTCCAGGTATTCGACAGGTGCCTGGGAACATCGACTCAGTGCCAGGACTAAATGGCCTCTTTCGCACAACCTGATGTTGATATGAAAGAGCGAGGCCACCGGATGGGAGGCCAGGCCATCGTGGATATAGGCGATGGAGTTGTTCATCATTTATTGTGCTCCTGCGCCCTCCAGGAGCGCGTCCAACACCTGCTGGTCGAACACTGTGTTTTGCTGGCGATTAAAAATGCCCGAGCTGAAATTGTCGTTGCCGCCATTGTCCCAATAGAACGGCAGGAGCCCACGCGCCAGCGCTTGTTGGGTCACGTACTTATGGTAGTAGGCGCGCCCGGCCAAATGCAGTGTGAGTGCATCGCCCGTGAGGTTGGTGCGGCGCATGGCAGAAAACTCGCCCAGTACAACCGGAATCCCCTGGTCGACAAACTTGGTTTTCATCAGGTCGAAGAGTTGATCAATCGTTGCTTCCTCGCCCCAGGTAGGGTTGCGCTCGGTGTCGGTGGTGGAGAGGAAGCCCTCACCCCAATAATAAAACTGCTTGCCCCAGCTTTCGTCCTGGCGCATCAGCGCAAAGTTATAGGGGGTATAGAAATGCACCTCGGCCATGAGCCTGTCCGTCGCCGTATCCGCGGGCATGTGCGTCCAGAGTTCATTGGTTTTTTCAATATCGGTTACCGGTCCCTGTAGCACCAGCACACGGTAGGCATTTTTGCCACCAGTTGAGCGAACCGCATCGACAAAGGTCTGGAGATAGGAATTCAGCACGTCCATCTGCTCGGCATTTTCCGCATTGGGCTCGTTAGTGCCGGCAAAGAGCAGGTGTTCATCAAAGTCGCGCAAATGGGTAGCGATCTGCTCCCAGAAGGCTTTTTGCTTGGCGTTATTTTCATCTTTCTTAGCCGGGGTGATGTTGTTTTCCAACCAGCCGCCATCCCAGTGGATGTTGATAAGCACATAGAGCTCATTATCAATTGCCATCTGTACCACCTGCTTGACCCGGTTGAGCCACGCGGCACTTATCTCGGCGCTTTCCTGGTTGGCATATTGGTCCCAGGCCACCGGGATACGCACGGCATCAAAACCACTGTCCTTGACCAGTTTGAGCAACTCGTTGGACACCATGGGATTGCCCCAGGCGGTTTCACCGCCGATGGCCTCCATGGTATTGCCGATGTTCCACCCCAGGCGGATCTTGCCGGCAAGCTGTACAGCCGTGCTTTGCATACCGGTGCTATCGGGGGCTGCCGGGCTGGTGTTGTAACTGGGATAAAGCCCGGCTGAAGACAGGCTGCTGCTGGACGAACTGCTGGAGCTTAGGCTACTGGCGCTTGAAAGGCTGCTGGTACTTGAGGCGCTGCTGGAAAGACTCGACGTGTCGGACGACGAGGGAGTAATAATGCTGGACGAGGCGCCGCCACTGGAGCCGCCACCGGCGCTACCACAGCCTGCCAACACAACCAGGAGGCAGGAAAAGACCAGGGTATTGATTCTGTTCATGATCGATCTCGGTTTTATTGTTAGAAGCCAATTGCGGATGCAACCCTGCCCCCGGTGGGGCACCGCTGCTCCATTGCCGCGAATAAGCCTATTAAAAACAAAGACCTGGCGATAATGCTTTTCCTAAAAAGCTTATTAACTTGCAAAAAGTTGAAGTTTTTTTCGTTTAAGTTGAAGTTTTTGCCAAGCCTTCAAGGGTATTGGGGGACTAGTCATCGCTCGCAGCGGAGGTTTTATCGTAGAGGGCATTAAAGCTCTTGGGGGTACAACCGTACTCCTCCTTGAACAGTTTGTTGAAGTAGGAAACGTTTTTGTACCCCACCAGATAGGCAATTTCAGCGATGCTGACATCCTCTTTACCCGCCAGTAAGCGCGCGGCTTCGGTCAGGCGCAATTTGTTGAGGTAACCGGTAAAGGTGTAGCCCAATTCCGCCTTTAAGATATCGTTGATCCTGGTTCGGCTCACACCAATGCGGGAAACCATGGTGTCCAGGTTTAATTCTGCATTGGCATATTCGGTAGCCATAAAGCGCAAGATCGCCGCCTGCTCTTTATCGCGCTGGGGTTCTACTGACAACTGTTGGTAAGCCACCAAAGGGCGGTCCTTTTGGATCTTGCTCCTCAGATCGCTGATCAGCGCCTGGGAATGCCGACGAAAGAACCAGGCCCCATAACACCCCCATATCACCAGCAAAAATACCCCCAGGAAATACAGGTAGCGCCAATCCCTCCCCTCCAGGGCCAGCTCATTCAACTGTACGCGGGAGGCAACCTCCATGGGGCTCTGGAAACTGGAGCCGAACAGGATTTTGGGCACCTGGTCCAGTCGATAGTCAGTCATGGATAACTTGAGGTGAAACATCTCCAGCCACCATTGCGGTGTCTCAAGGCGGGTCAGATCCAACTCCACCCGGCTCCATTGCTCATCACAGGAAAAAAATGCAGAGGGTGAGCGATAGGTTAAAAAATCTTCAGGCTTGGTGACACCTTCAGCCACGGTAAAGGCGGCAAAGACGAGTACATTGGCAGGTGAACATTTGACCGAGAAAGACACATGGGTAAAGGCTGATAGATCCACCAGGGTGGGTTGCCCACGCTTGTCCTTAAACACCAGGGCAATCGAGGAAAAGGGATGCTTGGCTTGTTTCGATACGCTCAGCTCAAAATCCAGGCTATAACGGGTATCGCCGATTTTTATCGATGAAAAACCACCTTCATAAATATCCGTTTCAGGCTGTGCCTCCCACGGGAAGCGGCTGGTATCTGCCGGTAATAGCGGTATATGCAGAAAGGTGCGCTGCACGCACAGATAGCCAACCAGGATGCTCAGCAACAGCAATCCCAGCAGGCTTACAAGTGCTTTTTTATAGAAATCCAGCATGGGGTTCCTGATAACCGAAAGGCAATGACGGCTGGTTATGATAGGTAAATTGCGAGGGAGTTCAAGGTGAAGATGGAGCGCAAGCGATTCTCGGACAATTGAACATAAACGTCATTTTGCGTCAGGCTTGATAAGAGTTGTTTGAGCATCTCTGCAAAAGTCCTTGTGATTGTAGCTGGGTGATTCCCCAGCGTTAACCTTAGCCCGCTGCCGCAATTGTTGGTATTCGTCAGACAGGCACGTCTGCCCCACCCTATCCCGCCCCTGCCAAAAGATCAATTCCTCCCTTAAAAAGCACAAGGCCCGCTGTTTCCAGCAGGCCTGTTCGAATGGACTCAGGAATAAGGTCACTCAATCAGCGAGGGTTTGCCAAACACCGGCATGCCCTGGTCATCCCAGCGCAAGGGTTTCACAAAGGTGTGGCGATCCGGGTTCCACAGGGGGTCGCCTTCAATTTCGGTGTAGGTGCGGGCGTGGTACACCAGCATCACGGTATCGCCATCCTCTGCGTAGGTGAAGCTGTTATGGCCGGGGCCGAAGATCTTATTGGGGATATCAGAGCAGAGTACCGGCTCGCGCGCTTTGGTCCAGTTGGCCGGGTTGAGCAGGTCGGCATTATCGTCGATCCACAGCAAGCCCATGGCATAGTTTTCGTCGGTGGCACTGGCCGAATAACTCAGGAAAATCCTGCCGTTGCGTTTGACAATACTCGGCCCTTCATTCACCCAAAAGCCGCGGATTTCCCACTCGAACTCCGGTTTGGTGAGCATGACCGGTTCGCCCCCGAGCTGCCAGGGCGTTTCCATGGGGGCAATATAAATATTGGAGTTGCCTTCGATAGCCACATCTTTTTGTGCCCACACATAGTAGAGGACGCCCTTGTGCTCAAAGGTGGTGGCATCCAGGCAGAAGGTGTCTATGCCACTATCGACCTGTCCCATAAATTCCCAGGTACCTTCAAGCGGGTTCGCATGGCAATTGCGGATGCAATACATGCGGTGCTGGAACAGGTTGTATTTGATCTCGCGGCTGGGTGCGGCGGCAAAATAAATGTACCAGGCGGATTCGCCGGTTTGCGGATCCTTATTGAAGTGAATTTC from Cellvibrio japonicus Ueda107 includes:
- a CDS encoding helix-turn-helix domain-containing protein — translated: MLDFYKKALVSLLGLLLLSILVGYLCVQRTFLHIPLLPADTSRFPWEAQPETDIYEGGFSSIKIGDTRYSLDFELSVSKQAKHPFSSIALVFKDKRGQPTLVDLSAFTHVSFSVKCSPANVLVFAAFTVAEGVTKPEDFLTYRSPSAFFSCDEQWSRVELDLTRLETPQWWLEMFHLKLSMTDYRLDQVPKILFGSSFQSPMEVASRVQLNELALEGRDWRYLYFLGVFLLVIWGCYGAWFFRRHSQALISDLRSKIQKDRPLVAYQQLSVEPQRDKEQAAILRFMATEYANAELNLDTMVSRIGVSRTRINDILKAELGYTFTGYLNKLRLTEAARLLAGKEDVSIAEIAYLVGYKNVSYFNKLFKEEYGCTPKSFNALYDKTSAASDD
- a CDS encoding GH39 family glycosyl hydrolase, whose protein sequence is MNINLIFRLLLGCVLTVTVGAVAQERRIVLDANQVQGPLNTFFKTSVGAGRANEGLRADWQQQLAQVKQDAGFHFIRMHGLLTDDMGVYRIDSQGREQYNFQYVDVLYDYILSIGMKPFVELGFMPSALASGDKTIFWWRGNVTPPHSYDKWEKLVQTLVEHWTKRYGAEEVASWYFEVWNEPNLDGFWAGTQAEYFKLYAHAARAIKRVDSRYRIGGPATAGAAWIPEMIAYANRHKVPLDFVSTHAYGVHQGFLDEYGTTGTVLAKDEWAVSGDVLKNRQEIAASPMPGLELHYTEWSSSYTPADPMHDSYHSAAYILQKLKQVGDAVQSMSYWVFTDIFEEAGPRFEAFHGGFGLMNTQGIKKPAYFAYQFLNQLGPDELRNADQQSFAARDAQGNVQVLLWDFTYTLPDGVNNQQYFIKDLPAANKGDVNVQVKGLKRGRYTLSLSQVGYRQNDAYTAYINMGSPAQLTRQQVVDLKAQATGEPQQQRAIRVGKDGAFNLSLPLRENDVYLLELQRQ
- a CDS encoding glycoside hydrolase family 5 protein, which codes for MNRINTLVFSCLLVVLAGCGSAGGGSSGGASSSIITPSSSDTSSLSSSASSTSSLSSASSLSSSSSSSSSLSSAGLYPSYNTSPAAPDSTGMQSTAVQLAGKIRLGWNIGNTMEAIGGETAWGNPMVSNELLKLVKDSGFDAVRIPVAWDQYANQESAEISAAWLNRVKQVVQMAIDNELYVLINIHWDGGWLENNITPAKKDENNAKQKAFWEQIATHLRDFDEHLLFAGTNEPNAENAEQMDVLNSYLQTFVDAVRSTGGKNAYRVLVLQGPVTDIEKTNELWTHMPADTATDRLMAEVHFYTPYNFALMRQDESWGKQFYYWGEGFLSTTDTERNPTWGEEATIDQLFDLMKTKFVDQGIPVVLGEFSAMRRTNLTGDALTLHLAGRAYYHKYVTQQALARGLLPFYWDNGGNDNFSSGIFNRQQNTVFDQQVLDALLEGAGAQ
- a CDS encoding glycoside hydrolase family 43 protein: MAELLKPLILQRADPCIYKHSDGYYYFTASVPLYDRIELRRAKTIDGLVDAQTVDAWRKPDTGPYSELVWAPEIHFNKDPQTGESAWYIYFAAAPSREIKYNLFQHRMYCIRNCHANPLEGTWEFMGQVDSGIDTFCLDATTFEHKGVLYYVWAQKDVAIEGNSNIYIAPMETPWQLGGEPVMLTKPEFEWEIRGFWVNEGPSIVKRNGRIFLSYSASATDENYAMGLLWIDDNADLLNPANWTKAREPVLCSDIPNKIFGPGHNSFTYAEDGDTVMLVYHARTYTEIEGDPLWNPDRHTFVKPLRWDDQGMPVFGKPSLIE